The nucleotide sequence TTTCCGGAGGAAGCAAATAGACATCTTATAAGTAAATTAGCCGATTTTCATTTTGCGCCAACTTCAGACTCTAAGACAAATTTGGAGAATGAAATGGTAGATGCAAAAGATATCTTAACTACCGGAAATACGGTAGTAGATGCACTAAAATGGGCAATTAAAAAGATCGATGATCAAGAATCTGAGGAAATAATAAAGATCAAAGGTCTAATAAATGAGGAAAAGAAATTGATCCTTGTTACTGGACATAGAAGAGAGAATTTTGGGTCTGGTTTAAAAAATATTTGTGAAGCATTAATAGATATATCTCATTTAGAGAATGTTCAAATTATTTATCTTCTTCATCTTAATCCTAATGTATCTGGTCCTGTAATGGAAATTTTAGGAAAAGTAAAAAATATTAGTCTAATTCCTCCTGTTACTTATCCTACTATGATCTTTTTAATGCAGAAATGTGATCTTATAATTTCAGATTCCGGGGGTATTCAGGAAGAAGCACCTAGTTTTAATAAGCAGGTATTGGTAACACGTAATCACACAGAACGAATGGAAGGAATTAAAGGCGGATTTTGCTATTTGGTTGGAACTAATTCTTCTGTAATAGTTCAAAAAGCTAAAGAAGTTCTAACTAACCCTACAAATAATTTAGACAAAGTGAACCCTTATGGAGATGGATCTGCTTCTCAGAAAATTATCGAATTTCTAAAGATAAAGTAGCATTCTAAAACGGCATACCTAGAAAAGAGTTTCTTTAGACTTAATATTTTATATTTGTAACTCGCACTGCTTGCGGCTCCTCATTTTTTATAGAAATTAAAAAGATTATTTAATTGTCTGCTAAACAAAAGATC is from Gillisia sp. Hel1_33_143 and encodes:
- the wecB gene encoding non-hydrolyzing UDP-N-acetylglucosamine 2-epimerase gives rise to the protein MKILLCFGTRPEAIKMAPIIKELDRQHISYKVCVTAQHREMLDQVLDFFEIIPDYDLSLMKTGQSLNSLSASILNSMDPVLDDYKPDVVLVQGDTTTAAMVALGSFHKNIRIGHIEAGLRTYNKRSPFPEEANRHLISKLADFHFAPTSDSKTNLENEMVDAKDILTTGNTVVDALKWAIKKIDDQESEEIIKIKGLINEEKKLILVTGHRRENFGSGLKNICEALIDISHLENVQIIYLLHLNPNVSGPVMEILGKVKNISLIPPVTYPTMIFLMQKCDLIISDSGGIQEEAPSFNKQVLVTRNHTERMEGIKGGFCYLVGTNSSVIVQKAKEVLTNPTNNLDKVNPYGDGSASQKIIEFLKIK